Proteins encoded in a region of the Coffea eugenioides isolate CCC68of chromosome 4, Ceug_1.0, whole genome shotgun sequence genome:
- the LOC113767516 gene encoding elongation factor 1-delta-like — MAVAFYNLTSESGLKKLDEYLLTRSYITGYQASKDDITVYSALSKPPSSEFVNVSRWFKHIDALLRISGISGEGCGVTIEGFAAATEEAVVTPPAADTKAAAAVDDDDDDVDLFGEETEEEKKAAEERAAAVKASAKKKESGKSSVLMDVKPWDDETDMKKLEEAVRNVKMEGLLWGASKLVPVGYGIKKLQIMLTIVDDLVSVDDLIENYLTVEPCDEFIQSCDIVAFNKI; from the exons ATGGCTGTCGCATTCTACAACCTAACGTCAGAATCTGGCCTTAAGAAGCTTGATGAGTACCTTCTGACACGTAGTTATATCACAGG GTACCAGGCTTCTAAGGATGATATTACTGTGTATTCTGCTCTTTCAAAACCACCCTCATCTGAATTTGTGAATGTATCTCGGTGGTTCAAACACATTGATGCACTTTTAAGAATTTC TGGTATATCTGGGGAAGGTTGCGGTGTCACTATTGAAGGATTTGCTGCAGCCACAGAGGAAGCTGTTGTTACTCCTCCTGCTGCTGATACAAAG GCAGCAGCTGCTGTGGATGATGACGATGATGATGTAGATCTATTTggtgaagaaactgaagaggaaaAGAAGGCTGCCGAAGAACGTGCTGCTGCTGTAAAGGCATCTGCCAAAAAGAAAGAGT CGGGGAAGTCTTCAGTTTTGATGGATGTCAAGCCATGGGATGATGAGACTGACATGAAAAAGCTTGAGGAAGCTGTCCGAAATGTTAAAATGGAGGGATTGCTTTGGGGAGCTT CCAAGCTGGTACCTGTTGGATATGgcataaaaaaattacaaatcatGCTTACCATTGTGGATGACCTGGTGTCGGTTGATGATCTTATTGAGAACTATCTTACAGTTGAACCATGTGATGAGTTTATCCAGAGCTGTGATATTGTGGCTTTCAACAAGATAT AA
- the LOC113767512 gene encoding uncharacterized protein LOC113767512 — protein MQLESRDPEYGDLRCMECEVPEVVVFLKEHGCQIFKDLCIDGEVPCHDKCCVENCELDHNNISNLLKYELARNSREVSEEMLLYTSISTGAEESFSNHDCIHDDAKLCDAEKKLLMEDKTVSAHISTEACSSSEKELSDIRNLSNTEQITGPSLSHLFNCEDLRLDQQQNHQEHPKTETMIADTWSAGKEADCRNCNGVDLRSEVELGAQRITDDSGSQPITDESTSEDKRTESTCEAADCMSKVPLLASSSSSRQNENTAGHHRELGSSSFSAASTASGRLTFSGLIPFSDNISLRSNSTASTRSFAFPTLATEWNESPIRMAEVDRKPKRRGCWRMCFTCSNF, from the exons ATGCAATTGGAAAGCAGAGATCCTGAGTATGGAGATTTGAGATGTATGGAGTGCGAAGTACCAGAAGTGGTTGTTTTCCTAAAAGAACATGGTTGCCAGATCTTCAAGGATTTGTGTATAGATGGGGAAGTGCCTTGTCATGACAAATGTTGTGTGGAAAACTGTGAGTTGGACCACAATAATATATCCAACCTGTTGAAGTATGAGCTGGCCAGAAACAGCAGAGAGGTTTCTGAAGAAATGTTGTTATATACTAGCATTTCAACTGGGGCAGAAGAATCTTTCTCTAACCATGATTGCATTCATGATGATGCCAAGCTTTGTGATGCTGAAAAGAAGCTGCTGATGGAAGATAAAACAGTTTCTGCTCATATTTCAACAGAGGCTTGTTCTTCTTCAGAGAAGGAATTATCAGATATACGAAATTTGAGTAATACTGAGCAGATCACCGGTCCCTCTCTTTCTCACTTGTTTAATTGCGAAGATCTTAGACTAGATCAACAACAGAATCATCAG GAGCATCCAAAGACGGAAACAATGATAGCGGACACTTGGTCAGCTGGCAAGGAAGCAgattgcagaaactgcaatgGAGTAGATCTAAGATCAGAGGTTGAGTTGGGAGCCCAAAGAATAACAGATGACTCTGGTTCACAACCAATTACGGACGAAAGCACCTCCGAAGACAAACGCACCGAAAGCACCTGCGAGGCGGCGGATTGCATGTCAAAAGTACCATTATtagcatcatcatcatcatcacgtCAAAATGAAAATACCGCAGGGCATCATCGAGAACTTGGAAGCTCTAGCTTCTCTGCAGCAAGCACTGCCTCTGGTCGATTAACGTTCTCTGGGTTGATACCATTTTCTGACAACATCTCCCTCCGCTCGAATAGCACAGCGAGCACAAGATCTTTTGCATTTCCCAC ATTAGCAACAGAATGGAACGAAAGTCCCATAAGAATGGCAGAAGTTGACAGAAAGCCCAAAAGGCGGGGATGTTGGAGGATGTGTTTTACATGTTCGAATTTTTAG